A genome region from Coprococcus phoceensis includes the following:
- the der gene encoding ribosome biogenesis GTPase Der, which produces MSKPIVAIVGRPNVGKSTLFNALAGEMISIVKDTPGVTRDRIYAEVTWLDKEFTMIDTGGIEPDSKDIILSQMREQAQIAIDTADVIVFITDVRQGLVDADSKVADMLRRSGKPVVLVVNKVDSFQKLMPDVYEFYNLGIGDPIPISAASRLGIGDMLDEVVKFFPEGNATEEEDERPRIAIVGKPNVGKSSIVNKLLGENRVIVSDVAGTTRDAIDTAIKYHGKEYVFIDTAGLRRKNKIKEELERYSIIRTVTAVERADVVLMVIDAVEGITEQDAKIAGIAHERGKGIIIVVNKWDAIEKHDKTMYEYEKKIRQTLAYMPYAEIMYVSAATGQRLNKLYEMIDVVMENQTLRVATGVLNEIMAEAVAMQQPPSDKGKRLKLYYITQVAVKPPTFVIFVNDKELMHFSYTRYLENKIREAFGFKGTSLKFFIRERKEKER; this is translated from the coding sequence ATGAGTAAACCAATTGTAGCAATCGTCGGAAGACCGAATGTAGGGAAGTCGACATTATTTAATGCACTGGCGGGAGAGATGATTTCCATCGTAAAAGATACGCCGGGTGTGACAAGAGATAGAATCTATGCAGAAGTAACATGGCTGGATAAAGAATTTACAATGATTGATACCGGAGGAATCGAACCGGACAGCAAAGATATTATTTTATCGCAGATGAGAGAACAGGCTCAGATTGCCATTGATACAGCTGATGTCATTGTTTTTATTACAGATGTGAGACAGGGACTTGTAGATGCAGATTCCAAGGTTGCAGATATGCTAAGACGCTCCGGAAAGCCGGTTGTGCTTGTTGTCAATAAAGTGGACAGCTTCCAGAAGCTTATGCCGGATGTGTACGAATTTTATAATTTAGGAATCGGTGACCCAATCCCGATTTCGGCAGCATCCAGACTTGGTATCGGTGATATGCTTGATGAAGTAGTGAAATTCTTCCCGGAGGGAAATGCGACGGAAGAAGAGGATGAAAGACCAAGAATTGCAATTGTGGGTAAACCAAATGTTGGAAAATCTTCTATTGTCAATAAATTGCTTGGTGAGAACCGTGTGATTGTATCCGATGTTGCAGGCACGACACGTGATGCAATTGATACTGCAATCAAATATCATGGAAAAGAATATGTGTTTATTGATACAGCAGGTCTGCGAAGAAAGAATAAGATTAAAGAAGAGCTGGAGCGATATAGTATCATTCGTACTGTGACAGCGGTGGAACGTGCCGACGTTGTCTTAATGGTGATCGATGCGGTAGAAGGAATCACAGAGCAGGATGCAAAGATCGCCGGAATTGCCCATGAAAGAGGAAAAGGAATTATCATTGTTGTCAATAAATGGGATGCGATTGAGAAACATGATAAGACAATGTACGAGTATGAGAAAAAGATTCGTCAGACATTGGCGTATATGCCATATGCAGAGATTATGTATGTGTCTGCAGCGACAGGACAGCGCCTGAACAAGCTTTATGAGATGATTGATGTCGTGATGGAGAATCAGACGCTTCGTGTGGCTACAGGTGTTCTCAATGAGATCATGGCAGAGGCAGTTGCGATGCAGCAGCCGCCGTCGGATAAAGGAAAGCGTTTGAAATTGTACTATATTACACAGGTAGCGGTAAAACCGCCGACATTTGTTATCTTTGTGAATGATAAGGAATTGATGCACTTTTCATATACAAGATATTTGGAGAATAAGATTAGAGAAGCGTTTGGCTTTAAGGGAACTTCACTGAAATTTTTCATCCGCGAGCGAAAGGAAAAGGAGCGTTAG
- the plsY gene encoding glycerol-3-phosphate 1-O-acyltransferase PlsY, translated as MERLICVVIGYLFGLFQTGYFYGKLKHIDIRQHGSGNAGTTNALRTLGWTAGAITFLGDCLKCVAAVAVVYWLYGSTHDNISLLAMYAGMGAVLGHNFPFYLKFKGGKGIAATAGLILATNPIMMLIAAIVFILVVAVTRYVSLGSLILVVLFLAEVIVYGQMGGFSLTQPELYEMYMIAFVLMLMAFYRHRANIKRLLNGTENKFGADRKTK; from the coding sequence ATGGAACGTTTGATTTGTGTTGTAATCGGATATCTGTTTGGCTTGTTTCAGACAGGGTACTTTTATGGAAAATTAAAACACATTGACATCAGACAACATGGAAGCGGCAATGCCGGGACGACAAACGCTCTCAGAACGTTAGGATGGACCGCGGGGGCAATCACCTTTTTGGGCGATTGCCTGAAATGTGTTGCAGCAGTTGCAGTTGTGTACTGGCTGTACGGCTCTACACATGATAATATCAGTCTGCTTGCAATGTATGCCGGGATGGGCGCAGTACTTGGACACAATTTTCCCTTTTATTTAAAATTCAAAGGAGGAAAAGGAATTGCGGCGACAGCAGGATTGATTCTTGCTACGAATCCGATTATGATGCTGATTGCGGCTATTGTATTTATTTTGGTTGTGGCAGTGACCCGATACGTTTCGTTGGGGTCACTTATTCTAGTGGTATTGTTTTTGGCTGAAGTGATTGTGTATGGTCAGATGGGAGGATTTTCTCTGACACAGCCAGAATTATATGAAATGTATATGATTGCGTTTGTTTTGATGCTGATGGCATTTTACAGACATCGTGCAAACATCAAGCGTCTTTTGAACGGGACGGAAAATAAATTTGGAGCAGACAGGAAAACGAAATAG